A region of Nitrosomonas stercoris DNA encodes the following proteins:
- a CDS encoding protein YchQ — protein MIFDYLTLKYIHVTSVIISYTLFLLRGIWMFRSSPLLRQRWVKITPHVNDTILLLSAITMAVIAHRNPLVEHWLAAKIIGLLIYIVLGYTAFKLAKVRQTKVITWILAQVVFAYIVLVALTKNPLVFF, from the coding sequence ATGATTTTTGATTACCTGACATTAAAATATATCCATGTAACCAGTGTTATTATCAGTTATACCTTATTCTTGCTGCGTGGAATATGGATGTTTCGTTCCTCGCCATTGCTGCGTCAGCGCTGGGTGAAGATTACACCTCATGTTAACGATACCATTTTGCTACTCAGCGCCATCACCATGGCGGTCATTGCACATCGCAATCCGCTTGTAGAACATTGGTTAGCTGCTAAAATTATCGGTTTGCTAATCTATATCGTGTTGGGATACACAGCGTTTAAATTGGCTAAAGTACGTCAAACAAAAGTCATTACCTGGATTCTGGCACAAGTTGTGTTTGCTTATATTGTTTTAGTTGCGTTGACGAAAAATCCGCTCGTATTCTTTTAA
- a CDS encoding 30S ribosomal protein S2 — protein sequence MSVTMRQMLEAGVHFGHQTRFWNPKMAPYIFGQRNKIHIVNLERTIVMFREALDYARNLTANKGTILFVGTKRQARDIIQEEATRCNSPYVDQRWLGGMLTNFKTIKQSVKRLHDMEKMVQDGTLDKLVKKEALDFQRKLEKLNASLGGIKEMKGLPDAIFIIDVGYQKGTVIEANKLGIPIIGVVDTNHNPAGIKYVIPGNDDSSQAIRLYARAMADAILEGRNQSIQEVVDMVKTDEEILSSEGASADA from the coding sequence ATGTCAGTTACTATGCGGCAAATGTTGGAAGCGGGTGTTCATTTTGGCCATCAAACTCGTTTCTGGAACCCGAAAATGGCCCCATATATTTTCGGTCAGCGCAATAAAATTCACATTGTCAATCTTGAGCGTACGATTGTCATGTTTAGAGAGGCGCTGGATTATGCCCGTAATTTGACAGCTAACAAGGGAACCATTCTTTTTGTTGGCACAAAGCGCCAGGCGCGTGACATCATCCAGGAAGAAGCTACTCGTTGTAATTCTCCTTATGTTGATCAGCGCTGGCTAGGCGGTATGCTAACTAATTTTAAAACGATCAAGCAGTCAGTTAAACGCCTGCATGATATGGAAAAAATGGTGCAGGATGGAACATTGGATAAACTGGTAAAAAAGGAAGCACTTGATTTTCAGCGGAAGCTGGAAAAATTGAATGCCAGCCTTGGTGGTATTAAGGAAATGAAAGGACTGCCCGATGCCATATTCATAATTGACGTGGGCTACCAGAAAGGTACCGTGATTGAGGCAAACAAACTGGGCATCCCGATCATTGGTGTAGTGGATACCAATCATAATCCGGCCGGTATTAAATATGTGATACCAGGGAATGACGATTCCAGTCAGGCAATACGTTTATACGCGCGCGCTATGGCAGATGCTATTTTGGAAGGACGTAACCAGTCTATCCAAGAAGTGGTTGATATGGTGAAAACCGATGAGGAAATTCTCTCTAGTGAAGGTGCCTCTGCGGATGCATAA
- a CDS encoding ditrans,polycis-undecaprenyl-diphosphate synthase ((2E,6E)-farnesyl-diphosphate specific) — translation MPSILSSTREIPKTEAIPKHVAIIMDGNGRWAKRRFLPRIAGHKQGVEAVRGTIRACIEREISHLTIFAFSSENWRRPAEEVKLLMQLFLTALEREVANLHENGIRFRVIGDLSKFDPKIVACVRQGEQLTADNTRLYFTVAANYGGRWDIIQAVRKMIAQNLNPNIDFSETDLSKYLAMADAPEPDLFIRTGGECRISNFLLWQLAYTELYFTDTLWPDFDASVLDKAILSYQQRERRFGRTSEQLANSQQEIKDIILSEHKI, via the coding sequence ATGCCTTCAATATTGAGCTCAACTCGCGAAATACCTAAAACAGAAGCTATTCCCAAGCATGTCGCTATTATTATGGATGGTAACGGGCGATGGGCAAAACGGCGTTTTCTTCCCAGAATAGCTGGACATAAGCAAGGCGTTGAGGCGGTTAGGGGGACAATTAGAGCTTGTATTGAAAGAGAGATTTCACATCTGACAATTTTTGCTTTTAGTAGTGAAAATTGGCGTAGACCTGCTGAAGAAGTCAAACTGCTTATGCAGTTATTCTTGACCGCATTGGAACGAGAAGTTGCTAATCTGCATGAAAATGGCATCAGATTCAGAGTAATTGGTGATTTATCTAAGTTTGATCCTAAAATAGTGGCTTGTGTGCGACAAGGAGAACAGCTAACTGCTGATAACACTCGTTTATATTTCACAGTTGCTGCGAATTATGGTGGTCGCTGGGATATCATACAGGCGGTACGCAAAATGATTGCGCAGAACTTGAATCCGAATATCGATTTTAGTGAAACTGATCTTTCCAAATATCTGGCAATGGCTGATGCACCTGAGCCAGATTTGTTTATTCGTACAGGAGGGGAGTGTCGGATCAGCAACTTTTTATTATGGCAGTTAGCTTACACTGAATTATATTTTACTGATACATTGTGGCCTGATTTCGACGCTTCTGTACTTGATAAAGCAATTCTTTCTTATCAACAACGAGAACGCCGTTTTGGTCGCACAAGTGAACAGCTTGCTAATTCGCAACAAGAGATTAAGGATATAATCCTGAGCGAACATAAAATTTGA
- a CDS encoding phosphatidate cytidylyltransferase, giving the protein MLKTRFFTALILLTAFLAALFYLPDIFWAILLLGLTVTAAREWCRLGCLSVNQTVLYMVFTTLLGGELLFLVGVVVAKNPADPSMLGFYIASAIFWLLLVPIQLVAVRSVRNQWLFMIMGWLVLLPTCLALYQLRAIDPLLLLGFMSVVWISDSAAYLIGRRYGKHKLAPQISPGKTWEGVAAALVGVLIYALIWFYVTNSEQALIGWLIPLLLVLAVLGIMGDLFESLLKRQAGVKDSGNILPGHGGILDRIDALLPVLPIATLATLLFYSTKL; this is encoded by the coding sequence ATGCTTAAAACTCGATTTTTCACTGCCCTCATACTACTGACCGCCTTTCTGGCGGCATTATTTTATCTACCCGATATTTTTTGGGCCATATTACTTTTAGGGTTAACGGTTACCGCTGCCAGAGAGTGGTGTCGCTTGGGATGTTTATCGGTTAATCAAACTGTTCTGTATATGGTTTTTACCACCCTACTGGGGGGAGAACTATTATTTCTTGTCGGCGTGGTAGTCGCTAAAAATCCAGCGGATCCATCAATGCTTGGATTTTATATCGCATCTGCTATCTTTTGGTTGTTACTTGTGCCCATTCAGCTTGTAGCTGTACGTTCAGTGCGTAACCAATGGCTATTCATGATAATGGGATGGTTAGTGTTGTTACCAACATGCTTGGCCCTTTATCAGTTGCGTGCCATAGATCCATTATTACTACTTGGTTTTATGAGTGTGGTGTGGATTTCTGATAGTGCTGCTTATCTTATCGGTCGCCGCTATGGTAAACACAAACTCGCACCGCAGATTAGCCCGGGAAAAACGTGGGAGGGCGTGGCCGCCGCATTGGTTGGCGTGTTAATTTATGCGCTAATCTGGTTTTATGTTACGAATAGTGAACAGGCGCTGATCGGTTGGTTGATTCCATTGTTGCTTGTGCTGGCAGTGTTAGGAATAATGGGAGATCTGTTTGAATCGTTATTAAAGCGCCAGGCTGGTGTTAAAGATAGCGGTAATATTTTGCCGGGCCACGGCGGTATACTAGATCGTATTGATGCATTGTTGCCGGTTTTGCCCATTGCGACGTTAGCCACTCTTTTATTTTACTCAACTAAGCTATGA
- a CDS encoding ribosome-recycling factor produces MVSDVKKSAEQKMQKSLTALEADFGKVRSGRPHTGLLDHITVDYYGTPTPIKQLANVTLADARTIGVVPWDKKMSSAIEKAIRDSDMGLNPMTAGEMVRVPMPPLTEERRKDLTKIVKSEAETARIAIRNARRDANNQLKELLKDKLIAEDDDRRAQDDIQKLTDQYIAQVDQLLQTKEAELMAI; encoded by the coding sequence ATGGTTTCCGATGTAAAAAAATCTGCCGAACAAAAAATGCAGAAGAGTCTGACAGCGCTCGAGGCTGATTTTGGTAAAGTAAGAAGCGGGCGCCCGCATACAGGCTTATTAGATCATATAACAGTTGATTACTACGGAACGCCTACCCCAATTAAGCAGCTGGCTAACGTGACATTGGCAGATGCGCGAACCATCGGTGTTGTTCCTTGGGATAAAAAAATGTCCTCTGCGATTGAAAAGGCTATCCGTGATTCTGATATGGGTTTAAATCCGATGACGGCAGGTGAAATGGTTAGAGTACCTATGCCTCCGCTCACAGAAGAAAGACGCAAGGACTTGACTAAAATTGTCAAATCGGAAGCTGAAACGGCACGTATAGCAATAAGAAATGCACGTCGTGATGCAAATAATCAATTAAAAGAATTATTGAAAGATAAATTGATTGCTGAAGATGATGATCGACGAGCACAAGATGATATTCAGAAGTTAACTGATCAATATATTGCTCAAGTAGATCAATTATTACAAACCAAAGAAGCAGAGTTGATGGCGATCTAA
- a CDS encoding fumarate and nitrate reduction regulatory, protein MYNAVTDSFVDPQQKKSGCITCSFRELCLPVGLTDPEIEHLGNLIRHKFKVRRGEYLSHAGADFKSLYAVKNGFFKTCILKVDGHQQVTGFYMTGELLGLDAISPEKHTCDTIALVDSEVCEVPFKKLEEIGHSIPSLLRQFHKIMSREIVQDRNIMVLLGSMRAEERLAAFLLNLSTRLSRRGYSPTNFILRATREDIGSYLGLKLETVSRAFSKLQEEGLISVNIKHVTLRDIDKLNFRIGNSAE, encoded by the coding sequence TTGTATAACGCGGTAACCGATAGTTTTGTTGATCCTCAACAAAAAAAATCAGGCTGCATAACTTGCAGTTTTCGTGAGTTATGTCTGCCGGTGGGATTGACTGATCCGGAAATAGAACATCTTGGCAACCTCATTAGGCACAAATTCAAAGTGCGTCGTGGTGAATACTTATCACATGCCGGAGCTGATTTTAAATCACTGTATGCGGTAAAAAACGGCTTCTTTAAAACTTGTATCTTGAAGGTAGATGGTCATCAGCAAGTAACGGGGTTCTATATGACGGGCGAACTATTGGGACTAGATGCAATTAGTCCAGAAAAACATACCTGTGACACAATTGCCCTGGTTGATAGTGAAGTATGTGAGGTGCCTTTTAAAAAACTAGAAGAGATTGGACATAGCATCCCTTCGTTATTGCGTCAGTTTCATAAGATTATGAGTCGTGAGATTGTGCAAGATAGAAATATCATGGTGCTGTTGGGCAGTATGCGTGCAGAAGAGCGACTAGCCGCTTTTCTATTGAATTTGTCGACTCGACTATCCAGGCGAGGCTATTCGCCAACAAACTTCATTTTGAGAGCTACCAGAGAGGATATTGGTAGTTATTTAGGACTTAAGCTGGAAACTGTCAGCCGGGCATTTTCTAAGCTACAGGAAGAAGGTCTAATATCAGTCAATATCAAGCATGTTACGCTACGTGACATTGATAAACTCAATTTTCGTATTGGCAACTCAGCCGAGTAA
- a CDS encoding 1-deoxy-D-xylulose 5-phosphate reductoisomerase, which produces MTDIRYLTILGSTGSIGENTLDVVARHPDRFRAIALTANCNVEKMLAQCKQFHPVYAVMLNAHSAQQLADKLRAEKLEITVLSGVESLEKVASLPEIDTVMAAIVGAAGIRPTLAAARAGKHILLANKETLVMAGRIFMDTIKQCQATLLPIDSEHNAIFQSLPQHYNGNLAESGVRRILLTASGGPFRKADLKTLATVTPEQACAHPNWVMGRKISVDSATMMNKGLEVIEAHWLFNIAPEKIQVVVHPQSVIHSMVEYIDGSVLAQLGNPDMRTPIAHALGYPDRMESGVQSMDIFKIAQLNFEAPDFERFPCLKLAYEALTSGGNMPAVLNAANEVAVEVFLAGKIPFTTIPTLIRHVMQSIDRREVTCLEDVLAADSLARNTARKWLDEDRQDFVATHNVSR; this is translated from the coding sequence ATGACTGATATTCGATATCTGACTATTTTGGGTTCAACTGGCAGTATTGGTGAAAATACGTTGGACGTAGTAGCCAGACATCCTGATCGATTCCGAGCGATTGCTCTGACGGCTAATTGCAATGTTGAGAAAATGTTGGCGCAGTGCAAGCAATTTCATCCAGTATATGCCGTCATGCTTAATGCGCACAGTGCGCAGCAATTAGCAGACAAGTTACGTGCAGAAAAGCTGGAGATTACCGTTTTATCGGGCGTTGAATCACTAGAAAAAGTAGCATCCTTACCAGAAATCGATACCGTTATGGCAGCAATTGTTGGTGCTGCTGGTATTCGCCCAACGCTTGCAGCAGCGCGTGCAGGCAAACATATACTGTTAGCAAATAAAGAAACATTGGTGATGGCTGGCCGCATCTTCATGGATACGATCAAACAATGCCAGGCAACCTTGTTGCCAATCGACAGTGAACACAATGCGATTTTTCAATCTTTGCCACAGCATTACAACGGAAATCTAGCTGAATCTGGTGTACGCCGGATATTGCTCACCGCTTCGGGAGGGCCGTTTCGCAAGGCGGATTTAAAGACTCTGGCAACAGTGACGCCGGAGCAAGCCTGCGCTCATCCGAACTGGGTCATGGGCAGAAAAATTTCAGTAGATTCAGCAACCATGATGAACAAAGGGCTGGAGGTGATAGAAGCACACTGGCTGTTTAATATTGCACCTGAAAAAATTCAGGTAGTGGTGCATCCGCAAAGTGTGATTCATTCTATGGTTGAATATATTGATGGCTCGGTGCTTGCTCAGCTTGGTAATCCAGATATGCGCACCCCTATTGCGCATGCACTGGGTTACCCTGACAGAATGGAAAGTGGCGTGCAATCCATGGATATCTTCAAGATTGCTCAATTAAATTTTGAAGCACCGGATTTTGAGCGTTTTCCCTGTCTTAAGCTTGCCTACGAAGCGCTCACAAGCGGCGGCAACATGCCGGCGGTATTAAACGCAGCCAATGAAGTAGCTGTTGAAGTATTTCTGGCAGGAAAAATACCTTTTACTACCATTCCCACTCTGATCAGGCATGTTATGCAGTCTATAGACAGGCGAGAAGTGACCTGTTTGGAAGATGTGCTGGCAGCTGATTCATTAGCACGTAATACCGCTCGCAAATGGTTGGATGAAGACAGACAGGATTTTGTTGCGACGCACAATGTGTCTAGATAG
- a CDS encoding regulator of sigma-E protease RseP, translated as MTLLSTILAFVIALGLLIAFHEFGHYLVARWCGVKVLRFSLGFGQPLLKKRLGRDQTEWAIAAIPLGGYVKMLDEREGQVPANELSRAFNRQPVSKRFAIVVAGPVANFLLAILLYWLLFIVGVSGVKPVIGEVDPATPAALAGFRNGDVITEIGNQPVATWQEARLKLLDNAVDKKTDVRISVTGESRLARQLKLDLSQLDTEDLESDFLGKLGLNIFRPTIAPVIDRVMTDSAAEYAGLESGDRITTINHEKITTWEEVVDMIRSHPNSALTVGIVRNDKEFVITLQPEAALERGVEIGKAGVTPKIQHEALADLLVNISYTPATALNKAIAKTWEMSYFTLRMLGKMVTGDVSLKNISGPITIANYAGQTAQMGLSAYLGFLALISISLGVLNLLPIPILDGGHLLYYLVEMVRGVPLSEKIMAFGNQIGVALLITLMLFAIYNDLLRLAAE; from the coding sequence ATGACATTGCTTTCAACTATTCTTGCATTTGTAATTGCACTGGGTCTGCTGATTGCTTTTCACGAATTCGGTCATTATCTGGTAGCACGCTGGTGCGGTGTTAAAGTGCTGCGCTTTTCTCTTGGTTTTGGTCAACCTTTGCTGAAGAAACGCTTAGGACGTGATCAGACCGAATGGGCCATAGCAGCCATTCCTTTAGGCGGCTATGTCAAAATGCTGGATGAACGTGAAGGGCAAGTGCCTGCTAATGAACTGTCACGTGCCTTTAATCGACAACCTGTTTCCAAGCGTTTTGCTATTGTGGTTGCGGGTCCTGTTGCCAATTTTTTGTTGGCGATTCTGTTGTACTGGTTGCTTTTTATAGTGGGTGTCAGCGGGGTGAAACCTGTCATAGGAGAGGTTGATCCAGCAACTCCTGCAGCATTGGCTGGTTTCAGAAATGGCGATGTGATTACTGAAATTGGCAATCAGCCTGTTGCTACCTGGCAAGAGGCACGATTGAAGTTATTAGATAATGCAGTAGATAAAAAAACGGATGTCAGGATAAGCGTCACCGGTGAAAGTAGGCTTGCTCGCCAGCTTAAGCTGGATTTGAGCCAACTTGATACGGAAGATCTCGAGAGTGATTTTTTAGGTAAACTGGGGCTGAATATTTTTCGACCAACGATTGCCCCTGTTATTGACCGTGTTATGACGGATAGCGCTGCTGAATACGCGGGGCTGGAAAGTGGGGACAGAATTACCACTATTAATCATGAAAAAATTACCACCTGGGAAGAAGTAGTTGACATGATACGCTCCCATCCCAACAGCGCTCTGACAGTTGGGATCGTGCGTAATGATAAAGAGTTCGTGATTACGCTACAGCCGGAAGCTGCGTTGGAAAGAGGCGTTGAAATAGGCAAGGCGGGTGTTACACCTAAAATACAGCATGAAGCACTAGCGGATTTACTTGTCAACATCAGTTATACACCAGCCACAGCTTTGAACAAGGCAATAGCTAAAACATGGGAAATGTCTTATTTTACGCTGCGCATGTTGGGGAAGATGGTCACGGGAGATGTATCACTCAAAAATATTAGTGGGCCGATTACCATTGCTAATTATGCTGGTCAGACAGCACAAATGGGATTGTCAGCCTACCTGGGCTTCCTGGCTCTGATCAGCATCAGTTTGGGGGTGTTAAATCTCTTGCCTATTCCAATTCTGGATGGTGGGCACTTGCTCTATTACCTGGTAGAAATGGTACGAGGTGTACCTTTATCTGAGAAAATCATGGCTTTTGGTAATCAAATTGGTGTTGCCTTGTTGATTACGTTGATGTTATTTGCTATTTACAATGATCTGTTACGTTTAGCGGCTGAATGA
- a CDS encoding uridylate kinase gives MPAVYKRILLKLSGEALMGDAQYGIDRTVIERIVIEIAGVLQLGVEVAIVVGGGNIFRGIKSAGDGMDRVTADYMGMLATTMNALALHDAMRRNDVVSRVQSALRIDQVVEPYIRGKALRYLEEHKVVIFAAGTGNPFFTTDTAAALRGMEMNANIVLKATKVDGIYTSDPLENKEAERFSKLTFDEAINRNLQVMDATALTLCRDQKLPINVFSIFKTGALKRVVLGEDEGTLVNV, from the coding sequence ATGCCAGCCGTATATAAACGTATTTTATTGAAATTATCAGGCGAAGCTCTTATGGGCGATGCTCAATATGGTATTGATCGTACTGTAATTGAGCGAATTGTGATTGAGATCGCTGGAGTCTTGCAGTTAGGTGTTGAGGTTGCGATTGTGGTGGGTGGAGGAAATATCTTTCGTGGTATCAAGTCAGCAGGAGACGGCATGGACCGCGTGACCGCTGATTATATGGGGATGCTGGCTACCACCATGAATGCATTGGCTTTGCATGATGCGATGAGACGTAATGATGTTGTTTCACGCGTACAATCTGCCTTGCGAATAGATCAGGTTGTGGAACCTTATATTCGTGGTAAAGCACTACGTTATCTGGAAGAGCATAAAGTGGTCATATTCGCGGCTGGTACTGGAAATCCCTTTTTTACTACGGATACAGCTGCCGCTTTGCGTGGTATGGAAATGAATGCCAATATTGTACTCAAGGCTACAAAAGTTGATGGAATTTATACCAGCGATCCCCTTGAAAATAAAGAAGCAGAACGTTTTAGCAAGCTGACTTTTGACGAGGCAATTAATAGAAATTTGCAGGTTATGGATGCAACAGCATTAACTTTATGTCGTGATCAGAAGCTTCCTATTAATGTCTTTAGTATTTTTAAGACCGGCGCACTTAAACGGGTTGTGCTAGGTGAGGATGAGGGAACATTGGTAAACGTCTAA
- a CDS encoding Outer membrane protein assembly factor BamA, which translates to MMMKFRFCIVFALLYSISCVAADVFVVKDIRVEGIQRTEAGTIFSYLPVKVGEVLDSKKANEAIKTLYATGFFSDVKLKAEGDLLIVQVQERPAIAQISINGAKEFDKDKLKEGLKQAGLSESRIFSRSLLEKAEQELKRQYISRGKYAVKIVTTTTPLERNRIGINFDIKEGRTARIKQINIVGNRVFSEKKLVKLFSLKTPGFLTWFTKDDQYSKQKLSADLETLRSYYLDRGYLEFNIESTQVSITPDMKDIYITANVTEGPQYTVSDIKLAGELIIPEEELRQLIKLEPGDIFVREKLTESIKLISDRLGNDGYAFANVNASPELDKETHETAFTFFVDPGRRVYVRRINISGNERTRDEVIRREFRQMEGAWHSTEQINRSRQRVDRLDFFTSVNVETPPVADVPDQVDINVDVVEKPTGAIMFGAGYSDREGIILNGSIAQNNILGTGNFLSLQVNTGSVNKIISASFSNPYYTINGVSLGLEAFRRDINTRSLSRVGIFNTDTIGGNIRFGIPVAENDMVSLGIGFERTKIDLHDGSPQLYKDFVHQFGKTSNNIPLTLSWARDGRDSAIWTTSGLMQRLFGEFGAPIGDLRYYKVSYEQRWFYPVSKMFTLMLNGEIGVGDGYSGKPLPFFKNFFAGGFNSIRGYDINTLGPRDNNDLALGGSKRIVGNVEVLFPVPFMLEDKSVRLSAFADGGTVVNSFSGLGTDDFRYSAGLAATWISPMGPLKFSIAQPLNDKPGDKIQRFQFQFGQVF; encoded by the coding sequence ATGATGATGAAATTCAGATTCTGCATAGTATTTGCTCTATTGTATTCAATCAGTTGCGTGGCAGCAGATGTATTTGTCGTCAAGGATATTCGAGTAGAAGGCATTCAGCGTACTGAAGCTGGAACGATATTCAGCTATTTGCCAGTCAAAGTCGGTGAGGTGCTCGATAGTAAAAAAGCCAATGAAGCAATCAAGACACTGTATGCCACTGGTTTCTTTAGTGACGTCAAATTAAAAGCTGAAGGCGATTTACTGATCGTACAGGTCCAGGAACGCCCTGCTATCGCACAAATTAGTATTAATGGTGCCAAAGAATTTGATAAAGATAAACTCAAAGAAGGATTAAAGCAGGCCGGCTTATCTGAGTCGCGTATTTTCAGCCGTTCTTTGCTGGAAAAGGCTGAACAGGAACTCAAACGTCAATATATCAGTCGGGGCAAATATGCGGTCAAAATTGTCACCACGACCACTCCACTGGAACGCAACCGGATCGGTATCAATTTTGATATCAAGGAAGGTAGAACTGCTCGTATCAAGCAGATTAATATTGTTGGCAATCGAGTTTTTTCGGAAAAAAAACTGGTTAAGTTGTTTAGCCTCAAAACTCCCGGTTTCCTGACCTGGTTTACCAAGGATGATCAGTATTCCAAGCAAAAATTATCTGCCGATCTTGAAACGTTGCGTTCTTATTATCTGGATCGCGGTTATCTGGAATTTAATATTGAATCCACTCAAGTTTCGATTACTCCAGATATGAAAGATATTTATATCACGGCTAATGTCACGGAAGGACCACAATATACAGTGTCCGATATCAAGCTTGCGGGCGAGTTGATTATTCCGGAAGAAGAATTGCGCCAATTAATCAAGCTGGAGCCAGGTGATATATTTGTGCGTGAAAAATTGACAGAATCCATCAAATTGATCAGTGATCGATTGGGCAATGATGGCTATGCATTTGCCAACGTAAATGCCTCCCCAGAGCTGGATAAGGAAACACACGAAACAGCATTTACTTTTTTTGTGGATCCCGGGCGTCGAGTGTATGTCAGGCGTATCAACATCAGTGGTAATGAGCGCACTCGAGATGAAGTTATTCGCCGTGAATTTCGGCAAATGGAAGGTGCATGGCACTCTACGGAACAAATCAACCGTTCTCGTCAGCGAGTAGATAGGCTGGATTTCTTTACCAGTGTTAACGTTGAAACTCCTCCAGTAGCGGATGTACCTGATCAAGTAGACATCAATGTGGACGTAGTTGAAAAGCCGACAGGCGCGATCATGTTCGGTGCTGGTTATTCTGATCGTGAAGGCATTATCTTGAATGGTTCAATTGCCCAAAATAATATTTTGGGAACAGGTAACTTCCTCAGTTTGCAAGTTAATACGGGTAGCGTAAACAAAATCATCTCAGCTTCATTCAGTAATCCTTATTATACAATTAATGGCGTCAGCCTTGGTTTAGAAGCATTCAGACGTGATATCAATACCCGTTCGCTGAGTAGAGTAGGGATATTTAACACAGACACGATTGGCGGCAATATACGTTTTGGAATTCCTGTTGCGGAAAACGACATGGTTTCACTGGGAATCGGATTTGAACGCACCAAGATTGATCTGCATGATGGTAGTCCACAGTTGTACAAGGATTTTGTGCATCAATTTGGCAAAACCTCCAATAATATTCCACTGACCTTAAGCTGGGCGCGTGATGGTCGTGATAGTGCAATCTGGACTACTTCTGGATTGATGCAACGTTTGTTTGGTGAATTTGGTGCGCCGATTGGCGATTTGCGTTATTACAAAGTCAGTTACGAACAAAGATGGTTTTATCCTGTTTCAAAAATGTTTACGCTGATGCTCAACGGCGAAATAGGAGTAGGAGATGGTTACAGTGGCAAACCTTTGCCTTTCTTCAAAAACTTCTTTGCAGGTGGTTTTAACTCAATTCGTGGTTATGATATTAATACGCTGGGACCACGAGATAATAATGATCTGGCGCTGGGTGGCAGTAAACGTATTGTGGGCAATGTGGAAGTTTTGTTCCCAGTACCCTTTATGCTGGAAGATAAATCAGTTCGTCTGAGTGCATTTGCTGATGGGGGAACGGTTGTTAATTCTTTTTCAGGCTTGGGAACGGATGATTTTCGTTATTCCGCTGGCTTAGCAGCGACCTGGATTTCGCCGATGGGACCACTGAAATTCAGTATTGCTCAGCCACTGAATGATAAGCCAGGAGATAAGATACAACGCTTCCAATTTCAATTTGGGCAGGTTTTCTAG
- a CDS encoding elongation factor Ts, which translates to MAEITASMVKELRELTGVGMMECKKALSEANGDMKAAEDLLRIRSGAKANKAAGRVAAEGVISGYVATDGKRGALVEINCETDFVAKNEDFIRFAADLAQLIVDENVSDTALLADMALASGETVEVARKALVMKLGENISIRRGINYVTEDHLAMYLHGSRIGVMVDYSGGDDTLGKDLAMHIAASKPVCVSKEQVPADSLEHERQIFAAQAAESGKPANIIEKMVEGRITKYLAEVTLLGQPFVKDPDQTVEKLLQTKSAQVKGFTLYVVGEGIEKKSDDFAAEVMAQVNQSK; encoded by the coding sequence ATGGCAGAAATTACTGCGAGTATGGTTAAGGAACTACGTGAGCTGACTGGCGTAGGGATGATGGAGTGTAAAAAAGCCTTGTCAGAGGCAAATGGTGATATGAAAGCAGCAGAGGATCTGCTGCGTATCAGAAGCGGTGCTAAAGCAAATAAGGCAGCTGGGCGCGTGGCAGCGGAAGGAGTTATCAGCGGTTATGTTGCAACTGATGGTAAACGCGGTGCTTTGGTGGAAATAAATTGTGAAACTGATTTTGTTGCTAAAAATGAAGATTTTATTCGTTTTGCGGCTGATCTGGCGCAATTAATAGTTGATGAAAATGTATCAGATACTGCTTTATTAGCAGATATGGCGTTAGCCAGCGGAGAAACTGTTGAAGTAGCTCGTAAGGCTTTGGTGATGAAGCTTGGTGAGAATATCAGTATTCGCCGTGGTATCAACTATGTAACAGAGGACCACCTAGCCATGTATCTACATGGTAGTAGAATTGGTGTCATGGTTGATTATTCAGGAGGAGACGATACTTTGGGTAAAGATCTGGCGATGCATATTGCTGCCAGCAAACCCGTTTGTGTATCAAAAGAGCAGGTGCCTGCTGATTCCCTTGAACATGAGCGCCAAATATTTGCTGCACAAGCAGCTGAGAGCGGTAAACCAGCTAATATTATTGAAAAAATGGTAGAGGGCAGAATTACCAAGTATTTGGCTGAGGTGACATTATTAGGCCAGCCTTTTGTGAAAGATCCTGATCAAACTGTTGAAAAATTACTACAAACAAAATCTGCTCAGGTTAAAGGATTTACTCTATATGTTGTCGGGGAGGGGATAGAAAAGAAATCCGATGATTTTGCGGCTGAAGTCATGGCGCAGGTAAATCAATCAAAATAA